The Daucus carota subsp. sativus chromosome 2, DH1 v3.0, whole genome shotgun sequence genome includes a window with the following:
- the LOC108206046 gene encoding probable ribose-5-phosphate isomerase 2: protein MALAHPNFIGSEVDSSVKVSSESPINLTQDELKKIAAYKAVEFVESGMVLGLGTGSTACHAVAKIGELLQQGKLKNIVGIPTSKKTHEQAISVGIPLSDLDSYPVIDLAIDGADEVDPFLNLVKGRGGSLLREKMVEGACKKFVVIVDETKLVNYLGESKLAMPVEIVPFCWKFTARRLELMFEEAGCVAKLRKVSEDGEIYVTDNGNYIIDLYLKKDIGDLKVASDEILRLAGVVEHGMFLDMATTLIVAGKLGVTVRNK, encoded by the coding sequence ATGGCTCTTGCGCACCCTAATTTCATTGGGTCAGAAGTGGATTCTTCTGTAAAGGTGTCTTCAGAATCCCCAATTAACTTGACCCAAgatgaattaaagaaaattgcAGCTTACAAAGCTGTCGAATTTGTCGAATCGGGTATGGTTTTGGGCTTGGGTACCGGGTCGACAGCTTGTCATGCTGTTGCCAAAATTGGGGAGCTTTTGCAACAGGGGAAGCTCAAAAATATTGTGGGAATTCCCACTTCAAAAAAGACCCATGAACAAGCTATTTCAGTGGGCATTCCCCTGTCGGATCTTGATTCGTATCCGGTTATCGATCTTGCTATCGATGGAGCGGATGAGGTGGACCCGTTTTTGAATTTGGTTAAGGGGAGAGGTGGGTCTCTGTTGAGGGAAAAAATGGTGGAAGGTGCTTGTAAGAAATTTGTGGTGATTGTGGATGAAACGAAGTTGGTTAATTACTTAGGGGAGAGTAAATTGGCAATGCCGGTTGAGATTGTGCCTTTTTGTTGGAAATTTACTGCTCGGAGGCTTGAATTGATGTTTGAGGAGGCGGGTTGTGTGGCGAAGCTTAGGAAGGTTAGTGAAGATGGCGAAATATACGTGACTGATAACGGAAATTATATTATTGACTTGTATTTAAAGAAAGATATTGGTGACTTGAAAGTTGCTAGTGATGAAATTCTGAGGCTTGCCGGTGTTGTGGAGCATGGAATGTTTCTTGATATGGCTACTACGTTGATTGTGGCTGGCAAGCTTGGCGTTACCGTGAGGAATAAGTAG